One region of Mycolicibacterium insubricum genomic DNA includes:
- a CDS encoding TetR/AcrR family transcriptional regulator: MPPTPDTRSSGTRARGGGRGAKLSRDVIVNAALAFLDRKGWDSLTINALASHLGTKGPSLYNHVDSLDDLRRAVRMRVIDDIIGMINTAAEGRVRDDAVLVTAAAYRSYAHHHPGRYAAFTRLPFGDDDPEYAVATKAAAAPVIAVLASYGLDAEQAYVAALEFWSAIHGFVLLEMTGVMDDVDADAVFSDMVLRLSVGLQKR; this comes from the coding sequence ATGCCCCCCACCCCCGACACTCGGTCGTCGGGCACCCGGGCGCGCGGGGGCGGGCGCGGGGCCAAACTCAGCCGCGACGTCATCGTCAACGCGGCACTGGCGTTCCTCGACCGCAAGGGCTGGGATTCGCTGACCATCAACGCGCTGGCCAGCCACCTCGGTACCAAGGGCCCGTCGTTGTACAACCACGTCGACAGCCTCGACGACCTGCGCCGCGCGGTGCGGATGCGGGTGATCGACGACATCATCGGGATGATCAACACCGCCGCCGAGGGACGCGTTCGCGACGACGCGGTGCTGGTCACCGCGGCGGCCTACCGCAGCTACGCCCATCACCACCCGGGCCGCTACGCCGCCTTCACCCGGCTGCCGTTCGGGGACGACGACCCCGAGTACGCGGTCGCGACCAAGGCTGCCGCCGCGCCGGTCATCGCGGTCCTGGCCTCCTACGGGCTGGACGCCGAGCAGGCATACGTTGCGGCGCTGGAGTTCTGGTCGGCCATCCACGGCTTCGTGCTGCTGGAGATGACCGGCGTGATGGACGACGTCGACGCCGACGCGGTGTTCTCCGACATGGTGTTGCGGCTCAGCGTGGGCCTGCAGAAACGTTGA
- the rpsL gene encoding 30S ribosomal protein S12 → MPTINQLVRKGRHDKAAKVKTAALKGSPQRRGVCTRVYTTTPKKPNSALRKVARVRLTSGVEVTAYIPGEGHNLQEHSMVLVRGGRVKDLPGVRYKIIRGSLDTQGVKNRKQARSRYGAKKEKS, encoded by the coding sequence ATGCCAACCATCAACCAGCTGGTCCGCAAGGGCCGCCACGACAAGGCTGCGAAGGTGAAGACCGCGGCGCTTAAGGGCAGCCCGCAGCGCCGTGGCGTGTGCACCCGCGTGTACACCACCACCCCGAAGAAGCCGAACTCGGCGCTTCGCAAGGTCGCACGTGTGCGTCTGACCAGCGGCGTTGAAGTCACCGCATACATTCCGGGCGAAGGCCACAACCTGCAGGAGCACTCGATGGTGCTGGTGCGCGGCGGCCGTGTGAAGGACCTTCCCGGTGTGCGCTACAAGATCATCCGCGGTTCGCTGGACACCCAGGGTGTCAAGAACCGCAAGCAGGCACGCAGCCGCTACGGCGCGAAGAAGGAGAAGAGCTAA
- the rpsG gene encoding 30S ribosomal protein S7: MPRKGPAPKRPLVNDPVYGSQLVTQLVNKVLLDGKKSTAERIVYGALEQARDKTGTDPVVTLKRALDNVKPSLEVRSRRVGGATYQVPVEVRPDRSTTLALRWLVSFSRARREKTMVERLANEILDASNGLGASVKRREDTHKMAEANRAFAHYRW, from the coding sequence ATGCCGCGCAAGGGGCCCGCGCCGAAGCGCCCGCTGGTCAATGACCCGGTCTACGGATCGCAGCTGGTGACCCAGCTGGTCAACAAGGTTCTGCTGGACGGCAAGAAGTCCACCGCCGAGCGCATCGTCTACGGCGCGCTGGAGCAGGCCCGCGACAAGACCGGTACCGACCCGGTCGTCACCCTCAAGCGCGCGCTGGACAACGTCAAGCCGAGCCTCGAGGTCCGCAGCCGCCGCGTCGGTGGCGCCACCTACCAGGTGCCCGTCGAGGTCCGCCCGGACCGCTCCACCACGCTGGCCCTGCGCTGGCTGGTCAGCTTCTCCCGGGCCCGTCGGGAAAAGACCATGGTCGAGCGGCTGGCCAACGAGATCCTCGATGCCAGCAACGGCCTGGGCGCCTCCGTCAAGCGACGTGAGGACACCCACAAGATGGCCGAGGCCAACCGCGCCTTCGCGCACTACCGCTGGTGA
- the tuf gene encoding elongation factor Tu, translating to MAKAKFERTKPHVNIGTIGHVDHGKTTLTAAITKVLHDKYPDLNESRAFDQIDNAPEERQRGITINISHVEYQTEKRHYAHVDAPGHADYIKNMITGAAQMDGAILVVAATDGPMPQTREHVLLARQVGVPYILVALNKSDMVEDEELLELVEMEVRELLAAQDFDEDAPVIRVSALKALEGDATWVKSVEDLMEAVDESIPDPVRETDKPFLMPVEDVFTITGRGTVVTGRVERGVINVNEEVEIVGIRPTTTKTTVTGVEMFRKLLDQGQAGDNVGLLVRGIKREDVERGQVVVKPGTTTPHTEFEGSVYILSKDEGGRHTPFFNNYRPQFYFRTTDVTGVVTLPEGTEMVMPGDNTDISVKLIQPVAMDEGLRFAIREGGRTVGAGRVTKIIK from the coding sequence GTGGCGAAGGCGAAGTTCGAGCGGACGAAGCCGCACGTCAACATCGGGACCATCGGTCACGTTGACCACGGCAAGACCACGCTGACCGCGGCTATCACCAAGGTTCTGCACGATAAGTACCCCGATTTGAACGAGTCGCGCGCATTCGACCAGATCGACAATGCGCCCGAGGAGCGTCAGCGCGGTATCACCATCAACATCTCGCATGTTGAGTACCAGACCGAGAAGCGCCACTACGCGCACGTTGATGCCCCCGGCCACGCCGACTACATCAAGAACATGATCACCGGTGCCGCCCAGATGGACGGCGCGATCCTGGTGGTTGCCGCCACCGACGGCCCGATGCCGCAGACCCGCGAGCACGTGCTGCTCGCCCGTCAGGTCGGCGTGCCCTACATCCTGGTCGCGCTGAACAAGTCGGACATGGTCGAGGACGAGGAGCTCCTGGAGCTCGTCGAGATGGAGGTCCGCGAACTGCTGGCCGCCCAGGACTTCGACGAGGACGCCCCGGTCATCCGGGTCTCCGCGCTGAAGGCCCTCGAGGGTGACGCGACCTGGGTCAAGTCCGTTGAGGACCTGATGGAGGCCGTCGACGAGTCGATCCCGGACCCGGTCCGCGAGACCGACAAGCCGTTCCTGATGCCCGTCGAGGACGTCTTCACCATCACCGGCCGTGGCACCGTGGTCACCGGTCGCGTCGAGCGTGGCGTGATCAACGTGAACGAGGAAGTCGAGATCGTCGGCATCCGCCCGACCACCACCAAGACCACCGTCACCGGTGTCGAGATGTTCCGCAAGCTGCTCGACCAGGGCCAGGCGGGCGACAACGTCGGTTTGCTGGTTCGTGGCATCAAGCGCGAGGACGTCGAGCGTGGCCAGGTTGTGGTCAAGCCCGGCACCACCACCCCGCACACCGAGTTCGAGGGCAGCGTCTACATCCTGTCCAAGGACGAGGGCGGCCGCCACACGCCGTTCTTCAACAACTACCGCCCGCAGTTCTACTTCCGTACCACGGACGTGACCGGCGTGGTTACCCTGCCCGAGGGCACCGAGATGGTGATGCCCGGTGACAACACCGACATCTCCGTCAAGCTGATCCAGCCGGTCGCCATGGACGAGGGCCTGCGGTTCGCCATCCGTGAGGGTGGCCGCACCGTCGGCGCCGGCCGGGTTACCAAGATCATCAAGTGA
- the fusA gene encoding elongation factor G, protein MAQEVLTDLSKVRNIGIMAHIDAGKTTTTERILYYTGVNYKIGETHDGASTTDWMEQEQERGITITSAAVTCFWDGTQINIIDTPGHVDFTVEVERSLRVLDGAVAVFDGKEGVEPQSEQVWRQASKYDVPRICFVNKMDKLGADFYFSVRTMEERLGANVIPIQLPIGAENDFEGVVDLVEMVAKVWRGETKLGEKYDVVEIPADLAERAEEYRTKMIEAVAETDDDLMEKYLGGEELTIEEIKGGLRKLTVSGEAYPVLCGSAFKNKGVQPMLDAVVDYLPSPLDVPPAEGHVPGKEDEIISRKPSLDEPFSALAFKVATHPFFGKLTYVRVYSGKVDSGAQVINATKGKKERLGKLFQMHANKENPVESASAGHIYAVIGLKDTTTGDTLCDPSNQIVLESMTFPDPVIEVAIEPKTKSDQEKLSIAIQKLAEEDPTFKVHQDSETGQTVIGGMGELHLDILVDRMRREFKVEANVGKPQVAYRETIRRKVEKVEFTHKKQTGGSGQFAKVLIDLEPFSGEDGATYEFENKVTGGRIPREYIPSVDAGAQDAMQYGVLAGYPLVNVKVTLLDGAYHDVDSSEMAFKIAGSQVLKKAAQSAQPVILEPIMAVEVTTPEDYMGDVIGDLNSRRGQIQAMEERSGARVVKAQVPLSEMFGYVGDLRSKTQGRANYSMVFDSYAEVPANVSKEIIAKATGE, encoded by the coding sequence GTGGCACAAGAGGTGCTCACCGACCTGAGCAAGGTCCGCAACATCGGCATCATGGCGCACATCGATGCCGGTAAGACCACCACCACCGAGCGGATCCTGTACTACACCGGGGTCAACTACAAGATCGGTGAAACCCACGACGGCGCCTCCACCACCGACTGGATGGAGCAGGAGCAGGAGCGCGGGATCACCATCACCTCCGCGGCGGTGACCTGCTTCTGGGACGGCACCCAGATCAACATCATCGACACCCCCGGGCACGTCGACTTCACCGTCGAGGTGGAGCGTTCGCTGCGCGTGCTCGACGGCGCGGTGGCCGTGTTCGACGGCAAGGAAGGCGTGGAGCCGCAGTCCGAGCAGGTGTGGCGCCAGGCCTCCAAGTACGACGTGCCGCGCATCTGCTTCGTCAACAAGATGGACAAGCTCGGTGCCGACTTCTACTTCTCGGTGCGCACCATGGAGGAGCGCCTCGGGGCCAACGTGATCCCGATCCAGCTGCCGATCGGCGCCGAGAACGACTTCGAGGGCGTCGTCGACCTGGTCGAGATGGTCGCCAAGGTGTGGCGCGGCGAGACCAAGCTGGGCGAGAAGTACGACGTCGTCGAGATTCCGGCCGACCTGGCCGAGCGGGCCGAGGAATACCGCACCAAGATGATCGAGGCCGTCGCCGAGACCGACGACGACCTGATGGAGAAGTACCTCGGCGGTGAAGAGCTGACGATCGAGGAGATCAAGGGCGGCCTGCGCAAGCTGACCGTCAGCGGTGAGGCCTACCCGGTGCTGTGCGGCTCGGCGTTCAAGAACAAGGGCGTGCAGCCCATGCTCGACGCCGTTGTCGACTACCTGCCGTCGCCGCTGGACGTCCCGCCGGCCGAGGGACACGTCCCCGGCAAGGAAGACGAGATCATCTCCCGCAAGCCGAGCCTGGACGAGCCGTTCTCGGCGCTGGCGTTCAAGGTCGCCACCCACCCGTTCTTCGGCAAGCTGACCTACGTCCGGGTTTACTCGGGCAAGGTCGACTCCGGCGCCCAGGTCATCAACGCGACCAAGGGCAAAAAGGAGCGTCTGGGCAAGCTGTTCCAGATGCACGCCAACAAGGAGAACCCGGTCGAGTCGGCGTCCGCGGGCCACATCTACGCGGTGATCGGCCTCAAGGACACCACCACCGGCGACACCCTGTGTGACCCGAGCAACCAGATCGTGCTGGAGTCGATGACCTTCCCGGATCCGGTTATCGAGGTGGCCATCGAGCCGAAGACCAAGAGCGACCAGGAAAAGCTGTCGATCGCCATCCAGAAGCTGGCCGAGGAAGACCCCACCTTCAAGGTGCACCAGGACTCCGAGACCGGCCAGACCGTCATCGGCGGCATGGGCGAGTTGCACCTGGACATCCTGGTGGACCGCATGCGTCGCGAGTTCAAGGTCGAGGCCAACGTCGGCAAGCCGCAGGTGGCCTACCGCGAGACCATCCGCCGCAAGGTCGAGAAGGTCGAGTTCACCCACAAGAAGCAGACCGGTGGATCCGGCCAGTTCGCGAAGGTGCTCATCGACCTGGAGCCGTTCTCCGGCGAGGATGGTGCCACCTACGAGTTCGAGAACAAGGTCACCGGTGGCCGTATCCCGCGTGAGTACATCCCGTCGGTGGACGCCGGCGCCCAGGACGCCATGCAGTACGGCGTGCTGGCCGGCTACCCGCTGGTGAACGTGAAGGTCACCCTGCTCGACGGCGCGTACCACGACGTCGACTCCTCGGAAATGGCCTTCAAGATCGCCGGCTCCCAGGTGCTGAAGAAGGCCGCGCAGTCCGCGCAGCCGGTCATCCTGGAGCCCATCATGGCCGTCGAGGTCACCACGCCCGAGGATTACATGGGCGACGTGATCGGCGACCTGAACTCCCGCCGTGGCCAGATCCAAGCCATGGAGGAGCGCAGCGGTGCGCGCGTCGTCAAGGCGCAGGTGCCGCTGTCGGAGATGTTCGGCTACGTCGGCGACCTGCGGTCGAAGACCCAGGGCCGGGCGAACTACTCCATGGTGTTCGACTCGTATGCCGAAGTTCCGGCGAACGTGTCGAAGGAAATCATCGCCAAGGCGACCGGCGAGTAA